One genomic window of Cellulophaga sp. Hel_I_12 includes the following:
- the lipB gene encoding lipoyl(octanoyl) transferase LipB translates to MSKEVILKDLGLKDYKETWDYQEQLFKTIIDAKIKNRREELALETANYFLFVEHPHVYTLGKSGDITNLLVDEVQLAEKGATFYKINRGGDITYHGPGQIVGYPILDLDNFFTDIHKYLRFLEEVVILTLAEYGLKTERSEGETGVWLDVGTPFARKICAMGVRASRWVTMHGFALNVNADLGFFDLMIPCGIKGKAVTSLNVELGKKVVDVEEVKEKLLKHFANLFEAQFI, encoded by the coding sequence ATGAGTAAAGAAGTTATACTTAAAGATTTAGGTTTAAAAGATTATAAAGAAACTTGGGATTATCAAGAGCAGCTTTTTAAAACTATTATTGATGCAAAAATCAAAAATAGAAGAGAGGAATTGGCCCTTGAAACGGCTAATTATTTCCTATTTGTAGAACATCCTCATGTATATACTTTAGGAAAAAGTGGTGACATCACTAACCTGCTGGTTGACGAAGTGCAATTAGCTGAAAAGGGAGCTACTTTTTATAAAATTAATAGGGGAGGCGATATTACCTATCACGGACCAGGGCAAATTGTGGGCTATCCTATTTTAGACTTGGATAATTTTTTTACTGATATTCATAAATATTTACGCTTTTTAGAGGAGGTTGTGATACTTACCTTAGCTGAATATGGACTAAAAACCGAACGTTCAGAAGGAGAAACTGGCGTTTGGTTGGATGTAGGCACACCATTTGCTCGTAAAATTTGCGCTATGGGTGTACGGGCCAGCCGTTGGGTAACCATGCACGGGTTTGCTTTAAATGTAAATGCTGATTTAGGGTTTTTTGATTTGATGATCCCTTGTGGCATAAAAGGTAAAGCAGTTACTTCTTTAAATGTAGAATTAGGTAAAAAAGTAGTAGATGTTGAAGAGGTGAAAGAGAAGCTTTTAAAACATTTTGCAAATCTTTTTGAGGCTCAATTCATATAA
- a CDS encoding YqaE/Pmp3 family membrane protein, with the protein MSIWRVILAILFPPLAVIGKGCGSIIIVFLLTLCGWVPGVIAALVILNNPDK; encoded by the coding sequence ATGAGTATTTGGAGAGTTATTTTAGCTATTTTATTTCCCCCACTAGCGGTCATCGGGAAAGGTTGCGGTTCTATAATCATTGTTTTTTTACTAACGCTATGTGGTTGGGTACCAGGCGTAATTGCTGCTTTGGTAATTTTAAATAATCCCGATAAATAA
- the lysS gene encoding lysine--tRNA ligase, producing MQLSEQEVIRREKLTKLREIGINPYPAALYPVDTTSKTIKNAYQEGKKVVVAGRLMRKKIQGKASFAELQDSEGRVQLYFNRDEICPEDDHSKYNDVFKKLLDLGDIIGVEGELFTTQVGEKTVLVKNFTILCKALRPLPLPKVDPDGKVHDEFNDPELRYRQRYVDLIVNPQVKETFIKRTKITNSIRQFFNDREYLEVETPILQPIPGGAAARPFLTHHNALNIPLYLRIANELYLKRLIVGGFDGVYEFSKDFRNEGMDRTHNPEFTVMELYVAYKDYHWMMDMTEQLLEKVAIDANGKSQVQVGKNMIEFKAPYPRIPILAAIKEHTGYDVAGKTDIELREIAKKLGLEVDDTMGVGKLIDEIFGEKCEHFYVQPTFITDYPKEMSPLTKEHRDNPELTERFELMVNGKELANCYSELNDPIDQRERFEEQLRLSAKGDDEAMFIDQDFIRALEYGMPPTSGIGIGIDRLVMLMTNNSSIQEVLFFPQMRPEKKQVELSENEKVIFDILKKEKEMSLNALKEASGLSNKAWDKSLKAMNKTGVTKVTKTDNDLIVSLQE from the coding sequence ATGCAACTTTCAGAACAAGAAGTCATCCGAAGAGAAAAACTTACCAAATTACGTGAAATTGGTATTAATCCTTATCCAGCAGCTTTATACCCTGTTGACACTACCTCTAAAACTATAAAAAATGCCTATCAAGAAGGTAAAAAGGTAGTTGTTGCAGGTAGATTAATGCGAAAAAAAATTCAAGGAAAAGCTTCTTTTGCAGAATTACAAGATAGCGAAGGTCGTGTTCAATTGTATTTTAACAGAGATGAAATTTGTCCAGAAGACGACCATTCTAAATACAACGATGTTTTTAAAAAACTACTTGATTTAGGGGATATTATTGGCGTTGAAGGTGAATTGTTTACGACACAGGTAGGCGAAAAAACGGTGCTTGTAAAAAACTTTACGATATTATGTAAAGCCTTACGACCACTACCTTTACCTAAAGTTGATCCAGACGGAAAAGTACACGACGAGTTTAATGATCCCGAATTACGCTACCGGCAACGTTATGTAGATTTAATTGTAAATCCACAGGTAAAAGAAACCTTCATTAAAAGAACAAAAATAACCAATAGTATTCGTCAGTTTTTTAATGATAGAGAATATCTAGAAGTTGAAACTCCTATTCTGCAACCCATTCCTGGAGGGGCAGCAGCTCGCCCATTTTTAACACACCACAATGCTTTAAACATCCCATTGTATTTGCGTATTGCCAATGAATTATACTTAAAACGTTTAATTGTGGGTGGTTTTGATGGCGTCTATGAATTCTCTAAAGATTTTAGAAATGAAGGAATGGACAGAACACATAATCCAGAATTTACGGTTATGGAATTATATGTTGCCTACAAAGACTACCATTGGATGATGGATATGACCGAACAACTTCTTGAAAAAGTAGCCATAGATGCCAATGGAAAATCTCAGGTTCAAGTTGGCAAGAACATGATAGAATTTAAAGCACCCTATCCTAGAATTCCAATTTTAGCCGCCATAAAAGAGCATACTGGCTATGATGTTGCTGGCAAAACAGATATTGAACTCAGAGAGATTGCGAAAAAATTAGGCTTAGAAGTTGACGACACTATGGGTGTAGGGAAACTTATTGATGAAATATTTGGTGAAAAGTGTGAGCACTTTTATGTGCAACCCACATTTATTACCGATTATCCAAAAGAAATGAGCCCCCTAACCAAAGAACATAGAGATAACCCTGAATTAACAGAACGTTTTGAGTTGATGGTCAATGGAAAAGAATTGGCGAATTGCTATTCTGAGCTTAATGACCCTATTGATCAAAGAGAACGATTTGAAGAGCAACTGCGCTTGTCTGCAAAAGGGGATGATGAAGCCATGTTTATTGATCAAGATTTTATCAGGGCTTTAGAATACGGTATGCCACCAACAAGTGGCATTGGTATTGGTATTGATCGTTTAGTGATGTTGATGACAAATAATTCTTCTATACAAGAAGTTTTATTCTTCCCACAGATGCGACCAGAGAAAAAGCAGGTTGAATTATCTGAAAATGAAAAAGTTATTTTTGACATCTTAAAGAAAGAAAAAGAAATGTCATTAAATGCCCTCAAAGAAGCTTCTGGCTTAAGCAATAAAGCATGGGACAAAAGCTTAAAAGCCATGAACAAAACTGGAGTTACTAAGGTAACAAAGACTGATAACGACTTAATAGTATCACTACAAGAATAA
- a CDS encoding zinc-dependent metalloprotease, with the protein MIKNVIQRSLFVVMLVGCFSTTEAQIFKKKNKKPEAKTEAPAAKKGGILPYDKVITKDAKTDKGLFDVHEIDSKYFYEIPDSLFNKEMLMVSRISKTATGIGFGGGKINTQVLRWEKKDKKVLLRVVSHDIVASDSLPVHEAVVNSNFEPVLYAFDIKAFKKDSIKSATVIDVTDLFEKDVNALGMPDFYKKQYKVSRLDGDRSYIESLKSYPLNIEARHVKTYAAGDAPSNGDLGSISIEINNSMILLPAEPMKRRYFDERVGWFARGQVDYGLEAQESKTVRYLDRWRLEVKDEDVEKFKRGELVEPKKQIIYYVDRATPKEWVPFIKQGIEDWQIAFEAAGFKNAIIAKEPPTAAEDPEWSPEDVRYSVVRYLASPIPNANGPHVSDPRTGEILESDINWYHNVMTLLRNWFFVQTAAINEDARGVAFKTEVMGRLIRFVSSHEVGHTLGLPHNMGSSVAYPVDSLRSASFTKKYGTAPSIMDYARFNYVAQPGDEGVALMPEIGIYDKYSISWGYRPIFDKTAEDEKAVLDSWILKHAGDPLYRFGRQQGEVIDPSSQTEDLGDDAVKASMYGIANLKRIVPNISTWIAEDGKNYDDLGTLYEQVLGQYNRYMGHVSNNIGGVYEIYKAFGQDGAVYTPVAKERQKNSLDFVQKQLFETPEWLLDQDIFNKIEASGSVERLRSIQVRTLDNILNLGKMSRMIENETVHGKDAYALTEMMKDLRTGIWAELSRGSKIDTYRRNLQKGHIDRLGYLMTAENQSSRRGSSAINTSQSDIRSVARAELNTLRAAVRSAISRTSDSMSKYHLQDAVERIDMILDPK; encoded by the coding sequence ATGATTAAAAATGTAATACAAAGATCTCTCTTTGTGGTAATGTTGGTAGGTTGTTTTTCGACAACCGAAGCACAAATTTTCAAGAAGAAAAATAAAAAGCCTGAGGCAAAAACCGAAGCCCCAGCCGCAAAAAAAGGAGGAATTCTTCCTTATGATAAAGTGATCACTAAAGATGCCAAAACAGACAAAGGTTTGTTTGATGTTCACGAAATAGATAGTAAATATTTCTATGAAATTCCTGATTCTTTGTTCAACAAAGAAATGTTAATGGTTAGCCGTATTTCAAAAACAGCCACTGGTATTGGTTTTGGAGGTGGAAAAATAAACACTCAAGTATTACGTTGGGAAAAAAAAGATAAAAAAGTGCTTTTACGTGTGGTTTCACATGATATTGTTGCTTCAGATTCATTGCCAGTGCATGAAGCCGTTGTAAATTCTAATTTCGAACCCGTACTCTATGCTTTTGACATAAAAGCCTTTAAAAAAGACTCCATAAAGTCAGCTACTGTAATTGACGTTACTGATCTTTTTGAAAAAGATGTAAATGCTTTAGGCATGCCAGATTTTTATAAAAAGCAGTATAAAGTTTCACGATTAGATGGTGACAGAAGTTATATTGAGTCTCTAAAAAGTTATCCTTTAAATATTGAAGCCAGACACGTAAAGACCTATGCTGCTGGTGATGCACCATCTAACGGAGATTTGGGGTCTATATCTATAGAAATCAACAATTCTATGATACTTTTACCCGCAGAACCTATGAAAAGACGTTATTTTGATGAACGTGTAGGTTGGTTTGCTCGTGGTCAAGTAGATTACGGTTTAGAAGCTCAAGAAAGCAAAACTGTTCGATATTTAGATCGTTGGAGACTTGAAGTTAAAGACGAAGATGTAGAAAAATTTAAGAGAGGTGAACTGGTTGAGCCTAAAAAGCAGATTATTTATTATGTTGATAGAGCAACTCCAAAAGAATGGGTACCTTTTATAAAGCAAGGTATCGAAGATTGGCAAATTGCGTTCGAAGCGGCAGGTTTTAAAAATGCAATTATTGCAAAAGAGCCCCCTACTGCAGCAGAAGATCCAGAATGGTCTCCTGAAGACGTGCGTTATTCTGTGGTTCGTTATTTAGCTTCTCCAATCCCTAATGCCAACGGACCTCACGTTAGTGATCCAAGAACTGGTGAAATTTTAGAATCAGACATTAACTGGTATCATAATGTAATGACCCTATTGCGTAACTGGTTTTTTGTACAAACTGCTGCCATTAATGAAGATGCCAGAGGTGTTGCCTTTAAAACAGAAGTTATGGGACGTTTAATTCGTTTTGTTTCTTCGCACGAAGTTGGTCATACCTTAGGTTTACCGCATAACATGGGTAGTAGTGTTGCCTATCCCGTAGATTCTTTACGTTCTGCTTCCTTTACTAAAAAATATGGTACAGCCCCATCAATTATGGATTACGCACGTTTTAATTATGTTGCGCAACCAGGTGATGAAGGTGTTGCTTTAATGCCAGAAATTGGTATTTATGATAAATATTCAATTAGCTGGGGATACCGTCCTATTTTTGATAAAACGGCAGAAGACGAAAAGGCCGTTTTAGATAGCTGGATTTTAAAACATGCTGGAGACCCATTATATCGTTTTGGACGTCAACAAGGAGAAGTTATTGACCCAAGTTCACAAACAGAAGATCTAGGTGATGATGCTGTTAAAGCAAGCATGTACGGTATCGCTAACTTAAAGCGTATTGTTCCAAACATAAGCACATGGATTGCTGAAGATGGTAAAAATTATGATGATTTAGGAACGCTTTACGAGCAAGTATTAGGGCAATACAATCGCTACATGGGTCATGTATCGAATAACATTGGTGGTGTTTATGAAATATATAAGGCCTTTGGACAAGATGGAGCCGTGTATACACCAGTTGCTAAGGAACGTCAAAAAAATAGTTTAGACTTTGTTCAAAAACAATTATTTGAAACTCCAGAATGGTTATTAGATCAAGATATCTTTAATAAAATTGAAGCTTCAGGTTCTGTAGAACGCTTGCGTTCTATTCAAGTAAGAACCTTGGATAATATTTTGAACCTAGGTAAAATGTCTCGTATGATCGAAAATGAAACGGTACATGGCAAAGATGCTTATGCTTTAACTGAGATGATGAAAGATCTTAGAACTGGTATTTGGGCTGAGCTTTCAAGAGGATCTAAAATAGACACCTACCGTAGAAATCTACAAAAAGGACATATTGATAGATTAGGTTATTTGATGACTGCTGAAAACCAAAGCTCTAGAAGAGGTTCTAGCGCTATTAATACTAGCCAATCTGATATTAGATCAGTAGCTAGAGCAGAATTAAATACCTTAAGAGCCGCGGTTAGAAGTGCCATTTCAAGAACCTCTGATAGCATGAGTAAATATCACTTACAGGATGCTGTTGAACGTATTGATATGATTTTAGACCCTAAATAA
- a CDS encoding DUF4890 domain-containing protein encodes MKKLVLILTALISLNGFAQRRGGEKLSPEQMATLSTKKMTLALDLNESQQAKVYELNLENASKRLSKQTELKALRASDDRKKPTKDEQFAMQSAMLDHQIAQKAKMEAILNKDQFTKWEKMQQQQKRKMIKKEGPRKGRNQR; translated from the coding sequence ATGAAAAAATTAGTTTTAATCCTGACTGCCTTAATAAGTTTAAACGGATTCGCACAAAGAAGGGGCGGAGAAAAATTGAGTCCTGAACAAATGGCTACCCTAAGTACAAAAAAGATGACATTAGCTTTAGATCTGAACGAAAGTCAGCAAGCTAAAGTATATGAATTAAACTTAGAAAATGCATCCAAAAGGCTGTCAAAACAAACTGAACTAAAAGCATTAAGAGCCAGTGACGACCGTAAAAAACCCACAAAAGACGAGCAATTCGCCATGCAATCAGCAATGCTCGATCATCAAATAGCTCAAAAAGCCAAAATGGAAGCTATTTTAAATAAAGATCAGTTTACTAAATGGGAAAAAATGCAGCAACAGCAAAAAAGAAAAATGATAAAAAAAGAGGGGCCTAGAAAAGGAAGAAATCAAAGATAG
- the hemL gene encoding glutamate-1-semialdehyde 2,1-aminomutase: MQYQRSSQLFNEAQNYIPGGVNSPVRAFKAVGGTPIFVKEAKGAYLTDVDDNRLIDYISSWGPLILGHAYEPVINAVIEKAKKGTSFGMPTEIETQLAKLAVSMVPNIDKIRFVNSGTEACMSAVRLARGFTGKDKIIKFSGCYHGHSDSFLIQAGSGAVTFGSPNSPGVTQGTAKDTLLANYNDLESVQALVAANKREIAAVIIEPVAGNMGCIVPDEAFIKGLRELCTQEHILLIFDEVMTGFRLGKGGAQEVLGIAADIVTFGKVIGGGLPVGAFAARNEIMGYLAPEGPVYQAGTLSGNPLAMSAGLAMLTELNNNPDVFRSLADKTAYLHKGLEKVLKEHGIEHQINRFGSMISVHFTATPVVDFASSAKGNNETFKKYFHGMLQNGVYLPPSAFESYFLNDALSYEDIDATIKALATIAPSLK; encoded by the coding sequence ATGCAATACCAAAGAAGTAGTCAACTTTTTAATGAAGCACAAAACTATATTCCAGGAGGTGTAAATTCACCTGTAAGAGCCTTCAAGGCTGTAGGTGGAACGCCTATTTTTGTGAAAGAAGCGAAGGGAGCCTATTTGACAGATGTGGATGACAACCGTTTAATTGATTATATCTCTTCTTGGGGCCCCTTAATTTTGGGTCATGCTTACGAGCCTGTGATAAATGCGGTGATCGAAAAAGCAAAAAAAGGTACTTCGTTTGGAATGCCCACCGAAATAGAAACACAATTAGCGAAACTAGCTGTTTCTATGGTGCCTAATATCGATAAAATTAGATTTGTAAATAGTGGTACAGAAGCTTGTATGAGTGCCGTAAGGTTGGCGCGGGGTTTTACAGGAAAAGATAAAATCATTAAGTTTTCTGGTTGTTATCATGGCCATTCAGATTCTTTTTTAATTCAAGCCGGTAGTGGAGCAGTGACCTTTGGTTCACCCAACAGTCCTGGTGTTACTCAAGGAACAGCAAAAGATACCTTGTTAGCCAATTATAACGATTTAGAAAGTGTTCAAGCCTTGGTAGCTGCTAATAAGCGAGAAATAGCAGCTGTAATTATTGAGCCAGTGGCGGGAAATATGGGTTGTATTGTTCCCGATGAAGCTTTTATTAAAGGATTAAGAGAATTATGTACCCAAGAGCATATTTTATTAATATTTGATGAGGTAATGACTGGTTTTCGCTTGGGAAAAGGTGGTGCGCAAGAAGTGTTGGGTATCGCTGCGGATATTGTTACGTTCGGGAAGGTTATTGGTGGTGGTTTGCCTGTTGGTGCTTTCGCTGCCAGGAACGAGATTATGGGTTATTTAGCGCCTGAGGGTCCAGTATACCAAGCAGGAACACTTAGTGGAAACCCCTTAGCTATGAGTGCTGGCTTAGCGATGTTAACCGAATTGAACAACAACCCAGATGTTTTTAGAAGTCTAGCAGATAAAACTGCCTATTTACATAAAGGTTTAGAAAAAGTATTAAAAGAGCACGGCATAGAGCATCAAATAAATAGATTTGGAAGTATGATTTCTGTTCATTTTACAGCGACTCCAGTAGTCGATTTTGCTTCATCCGCAAAAGGAAATAACGAAACTTTTAAAAAATATTTTCACGGAATGTTGCAAAACGGAGTGTATTTACCACCAAGTGCTTTCGAAAGTTATTTCTTAAACGATGCCCTTTCTTATGAGGATATTGACGCGACGATTAAGGCATTAGCAACAATTGCGCCCTCACTTAAATAA
- a CDS encoding glucosaminidase domain-containing protein, translating to MMKKIIVLILLVFFASCKAKKRTVSYSKKPNSVSETPTMTSPVNESKSVYLLPEDSGKFIEFPINSVEDYIDTFAEIAQFEMKAYGIPASITLAQGILESGFGKSALVKKTNNHFGIKCHKGWEGEYDFHDDDEKGECFRKYNHPMYSFRDHSLFLTSRARYAFLFDLDTNDYRGWAHGLKKAGYATDYKYPSKLISFIERYDLHKYDDNVVNEGYVVKREPKQYELNSHTVVKGDTLYSISRTYFVSVDDIMEANNLKSSSLSVGQKLTIKSVKK from the coding sequence ATGATGAAAAAAATTATAGTACTTATTTTACTTGTTTTTTTTGCCTCTTGTAAAGCTAAAAAACGTACGGTTTCCTACAGTAAAAAACCAAATTCGGTGAGTGAAACCCCAACGATGACTTCCCCGGTAAACGAAAGCAAATCTGTTTATCTACTCCCCGAGGATTCAGGAAAATTTATTGAATTTCCCATCAATTCAGTAGAGGACTATATTGACACCTTTGCAGAAATAGCTCAATTTGAAATGAAAGCCTACGGTATACCAGCGAGCATTACGCTAGCGCAAGGTATTTTAGAAAGTGGCTTTGGTAAAAGTGCATTGGTTAAAAAAACCAATAATCATTTCGGAATTAAATGTCATAAAGGCTGGGAAGGCGAGTACGATTTTCATGATGACGATGAGAAGGGAGAATGTTTTAGAAAATACAATCACCCGATGTATTCTTTTAGAGATCACAGTCTTTTTTTAACCAGTAGAGCGCGATACGCTTTTTTATTTGATTTAGATACCAATGATTATCGTGGATGGGCGCACGGATTAAAAAAGGCTGGCTATGCGACAGATTATAAATATCCGAGTAAATTAATTTCTTTTATAGAACGTTACGACCTCCATAAATACGATGATAATGTTGTAAATGAAGGTTATGTTGTTAAAAGAGAACCCAAACAATATGAGCTTAATTCGCATACCGTGGTAAAAGGCGATACCTTATATTCTATCTCTAGAACCTATTTTGTCTCGGTAGATGACATTATGGAAGCAAATAATTTAAAAAGCAGTAGCCTTAGTGTTGGACAAAAATTGACTATTAAATCTGTAAAAAAATAA